The Naumannella cuiyingiana DNA window TGGTGCTGGGATTGCCGTACCGGTTCTGCAGCTCGACGTAGTAGGCGCCGGTGGGGTCGGGATCGACCCCGACCAGCCGCCCGCGTACCTCGATGTAGGAGAACGGGTTGTCGGGATCGAGCAGCATCAGCGACATCGCCGGGTTGGCCTGCAGATTGCGGTACTTCGCCCGGCCGGGGATGTGGGTGAACCTGATCGTGTCCCCGCCGTCCCAGCCGAACCACATCGGGTTCACCTGCGGGGTGCCGTCGGGGCGCGTCGTCCCGAGCGAGGCATAGATCGGCTGTTCCAGCAGTCGCCGCTGGTGGTCTGTCAGTTCGGTTGCCATGGTCGAGAATCTGCCACATGGGCCCGCCCGGCGATGCGGTGATTCCCGTCGGGCCGAATCCCGACGCGATCATGAAGTCGGTCGCGGTTCAGCGCACGTCGATCATCATCTTGTTGATCCAGCGCGACAGCAGGGCGACCAGCACCCCGACCGCGATCGACGCGCCGCCGATGATCAGGAAATACGGTCGCTCGCTCGACTCGGTGTAGAAGCCGCCGAGCGCACCCGCACCGGCCGAGCCGACCGCGATGGACAAGAAGAACAGCGCGATCATCTGGGTGTGGAATGCCCGCGGGGCGAGCTTGGTGGCGAGCGACTGGCCGACCGGTGACAGACACAGCTCGGCGAAGGTGAACAGCAACAGGATCAGCACGATCGCATACAGCGGGGTGCTGTTGGGGCCGCCGCCGGACCACGGGAGAAAGGCCAGGAAGGCCACGCCCATGATCACGGTTCCCAGGGCGAACTTCATCGGGGCGGACGGCTGGCGGCTGCCGAGCCTGGTCCACAGCGTCGCGAACACACCGGCGAAGATGATCACGAACAATGGGTTGATCGAATTGACCAGCGACGGGGGAAGCTCGACCCCGAACAGGTTGCGGTCAAGGCGCTGGTCGGCATAGATCGCGACCACGCCGAACTGTTGCTGGAACAGCGACCAGAACACCGCGCTGGCGATGAACATCGGAACGAACGCAATCACCCGGCTACGCTCGGTCGAGGTGATCTCGGAGCTGGTCAGGATCACGGCGAACATCACCACCGCGGCCACCAGGGTCAGGCCGACAACGATGGCCGAGAGTCGCTCGGCGCGGAGCACCCCGGTCGCGGCGAGGACCGCGATCAGTGCGATTGCCCCGACCAGGATGATCAACAGGCGCGCCCGCTGCGCGGCGGGCAGCGGATTCGGCGCGGGCCGGCCGACGACGCTGATCGTGCGGCGCCGCATCAGCAGGTACTGCACCAGCCCGACCGCCATACCGATCGCGGCCAGCCCGAAGCCCCAGTGGAAGCCCCGCCAGCCCCACAGCGCGCTGGTCAGCAACGGACCGATCAGCGCGCCGAGGTTCACGCCCATGTAGTAGATCGAGAACGCCGCATCGCGCGTGGTGTCACCAGGGGCGTACATGTCCCCGAGCACCGAGCTGGTCGTCGTCTTCAGGGTGCCGGAGCCGAGCGCGATCGCGACCAGGCCGACCCCGAGACCGGCGACACCGGGCAGCACGGCCAGGGAGATGTGACCGATCATGATCACCACGCAGGCGGTGAGCACCGCGCGCTCGGCGCCGATCAGGCGGTCCGCCACCCAGGCGCCGACGATCGAGGACAGGTAGACCAGGCCGCCGTAGGCACCGACGATCGAGGTGGCCGCCGCTTCCGGCAGCCCCAGGCCGCCCTCGCTCACCGAGTAGTAGATGTAGAACGCGAGGATCGCCTGCATACCGTAGAAGCTGAACCGCTCCCACATCTCCACGCCGGCCAGGTTGGCCAGCCCCCACGGATGTCCGAAGAAGGTGCGCTCCGCGGCGGGGACCACGGTGCGGGAATCCGCGGCTGCGTCGGTCGGGTTCGTCGGGGGGCGAGATGACATGGCTCCACTCCTACTCCCGCGGTCGTGGCGGGCACAAGTCGCGGGCCGCCGCGCGCCGGGCGCGGAAAACCGTTCGACCGCCACGCGTGCTGGGCCTACGGTGGCCCCATGTCGACCTGTGCCCTCGCTGTCGGAGTTGCCGTGCGTCTGCGCCGCCGCTGACGGCGGAGTGTTCGGTGCCGCGCGCCGCGCGGCGTACCTGTTGATCGCGTTCCGCCGTCCTCCGGTCCCTGGCCGGGCGGCGATCTTGTGCTGCCCGGCTGTCCGAATCGACAGCGGAGCACCACCCATGGCACGCAAGAATCCGTCATCTCGCTCGACCCGGCCCAGGCGCGCCGGATCCGCGGGCGGCCCACACGAACTCGGCCAGAACCTTCTCATCGACCGCGCGGTCATCGGTCGGATGGTCGAGCTGGTGGCACCGACCGACGGCCCGATCACCGAGATCGGCCCGGGCGACGGCGCCCTGACCGCACCACTCGCGCGTCTCGGCCGCCCACTCACCGCCGTCGAGATCGACGACCGGTACGCGAGGAGGCTGCGGTCCCGGCTGCCCGGGGTTCGCGTGATCACCGGGGACTTCCTCGACCACCGGCTCGCGCCGGGGCCGCAGGTGCTGGTCGGCAACCTGCCGTTCCACCAGACCACGGCGATGCTGCGTCGGGTGCTGCAGGCACCCGGTTGGACCCGGGCGGTCCTGCTCCTGCAGTGGGAGGTCGCGCGCCGGCGAGCGGGCATCGGCGGATCCACCCTGATGACGGCGCAATGGCTGCCCTGGTTCGACTTCCGGCTGGATCGCCGGGTGCCGTCGCGCGCGTTCGAACCGCGCCCGGG harbors:
- the erm gene encoding 23S ribosomal RNA methyltransferase Erm; this translates as MARKNPSSRSTRPRRAGSAGGPHELGQNLLIDRAVIGRMVELVAPTDGPITEIGPGDGALTAPLARLGRPLTAVEIDDRYARRLRSRLPGVRVITGDFLDHRLAPGPQVLVGNLPFHQTTAMLRRVLQAPGWTRAVLLLQWEVARRRAGIGGSTLMTAQWLPWFDFRLDRRVPSRAFEPRPGVDGAILIIERRSPPLLPAGERGAYRELVRRVFTGPGARLPAILRRAGCFSSTRAAAGWLGRSGIADSALPRDLTVEDWVALYRRT
- a CDS encoding PPOX class F420-dependent oxidoreductase → MATELTDHQRRLLEQPIYASLGTTRPDGTPQVNPMWFGWDGGDTIRFTHIPGRAKYRNLQANPAMSLMLLDPDNPFSYIEVRGRLVGVDPDPTGAYYVELQNRYGNPSTTPPPDAADRIVLQMSIDKVIGQ
- a CDS encoding peptide MFS transporter, whose translation is MSSRPPTNPTDAAADSRTVVPAAERTFFGHPWGLANLAGVEMWERFSFYGMQAILAFYIYYSVSEGGLGLPEAAATSIVGAYGGLVYLSSIVGAWVADRLIGAERAVLTACVVIMIGHISLAVLPGVAGLGVGLVAIALGSGTLKTTTSSVLGDMYAPGDTTRDAAFSIYYMGVNLGALIGPLLTSALWGWRGFHWGFGLAAIGMAVGLVQYLLMRRRTISVVGRPAPNPLPAAQRARLLIILVGAIALIAVLAATGVLRAERLSAIVVGLTLVAAVVMFAVILTSSEITSTERSRVIAFVPMFIASAVFWSLFQQQFGVVAIYADQRLDRNLFGVELPPSLVNSINPLFVIIFAGVFATLWTRLGSRQPSAPMKFALGTVIMGVAFLAFLPWSGGGPNSTPLYAIVLILLLFTFAELCLSPVGQSLATKLAPRAFHTQMIALFFLSIAVGSAGAGALGGFYTESSERPYFLIIGGASIAVGVLVALLSRWINKMMIDVR